The following proteins are encoded in a genomic region of Xenopus laevis strain J_2021 chromosome 3L, Xenopus_laevis_v10.1, whole genome shotgun sequence:
- the LOC108711247 gene encoding uncharacterized protein LOC108711247 isoform X4, which produces MDSDGESSPWDSPLSSARDPVKRKEQRRNKIPRTNTGSQVDSEDENSTAKRNISIDVTSGTKENGSHINVDVNNHKILQKREQQSHPTSKKPNQKIKHQASFHDFKEPLPATDEQEVQEEQGFEAPRKHTKGSSYIISSPQHSNETSSWGVPAREREPTSGSHQKLDSSGALYETVSAPDIRQTLAERAAQAREAQEIQMSNSNVSGHGESARGTSGFLKNDKRNVFGVSGVGERMWDVEQGKKQEVKEPPMYINYGWNMEPVYVDSERAQLKDPKVCLVTETVPYKDELHTYQFNYGHRQYYQAHKDHNEAFMEKLADKSEKLILRCWREIFGLLRILASLVTIFLIELLSFLGKYIFQK; this is translated from the exons ATG GACAGTGATGGAGAGAGCAGCCCGTGGGATAGTCCCTTGTCCAGTGCCAGGGATCCAGTCAAAAGGAAGGAGCAAAGAAGAAACAAG ATTCCAAGGACAAACACTGGGTCTCAAGTGGACAGCGAAGATGAAAACTCCACAGCAAAGAGAAACATTTCTATTGATGTTACTTCTGGCACCAAAGAGAATGG CTCACATATTAATGTGGATGTGAATAACCACAAAATCCTCCAAAAACGAGAGCAGCAAAGCCATCCAACCTCCAAGAAACCAAACCAAAAAATCAAGCATCAAGCATCCTTCCATGACTTCAAGGAACCATTACCTG CTACAGACGAACAGGAGGTACAAGAGGAGCAAGGCTTTGAGGCACCCAGGAAACACACAAAGGGATCCTCTTACATTATTAGTTCCCCACAACATAGTAACG aaACGAGTTCTTGGGGAGTTCCAGCCAGAGAAAGAGAACCCACCAGTGGATCCCACCAGAAGCTGGACAGCAGTGGGGCCCTATATGAAACAGTATCTGCTCCAGACATCAGACAAACACTGGCAGAAAGAGCAGCTCAAGCCAGAGAAGCTCAAG AGATTCAGATGTCAAACTCAAATGTGTCTGGCCATGGAGAAAGTGCCAGAGGCACAAGTGGCTTCCTGAAGAATGATAAGAGGAATGTCTTTGGTGTTTCAGGTGTTGGTGAAAGAATGTGGGATGTAGAACAGGGCAAAAAGCAAGAGGTGAAAGAG CCACCCATGTACATTAATTATGGCTGGAATATGGAGCCTGTGTATGTTGACTCTGAGCGTGCACAGCTAAAAGACCCGAAAGTGTGCCTGGTGACAGAGACTGTACCGTATAAAGATGAGCT GCACACGTATCAGTTTAACTACGGCCACCGACAGTATTACCAGGCTCATAAGGATCATAATGAAGCTTTCATGGAGAAACTCGCAGACAA GTCAGAGAAACTGATTCTGCGATGCTGGCGAGAGATATTTGGGCTTCTTCGGATCTTGGCCAGTCTGGTTACCATCTTTCTTATTGAACTACTCAGCTTCCTGGGAAAATACATCTTTCAG AAGTAA
- the LOC108711247 gene encoding uncharacterized protein LOC108711247 isoform X1 gives MDSDGESSPWDSPLSSARDPVKRKEQRRNKIPRTNTGSQVDSEDENSTAKRNISIDVTSGTKENGSHINVDVNNHKILQKREQQSHPTSKKPNQKIKHQASFHDFKEPLPATDEQEVQEEQGFEAPRKHTKGSSYIISSPQHSNETSSWGVPAREREPTSGSHQKLDSSGALYETVSAPDIRQTLAERAAQAREAQEIQMSNSNVSGHGESARGTSGFLKNDKRNVFGVSGVGERMWDVEQGKKQEVKEPPMYINYGWNMEPVYVDSERAQLKDPKVCLVTETVPYKDELHTYQFNYGHRQYYQAHKDHNEAFMEKLADKSEKLILRCWREIFGLLRILASLVTIFLIELLSFLGKYIFQVLFVGFLTALGDHAVKPVLVALFNHFLQPLLIFINNILYSLHNLWYPILDVLHGIAQQLATVLQAFRLVEVHTAAKCVTPHLQHV, from the exons ATG GACAGTGATGGAGAGAGCAGCCCGTGGGATAGTCCCTTGTCCAGTGCCAGGGATCCAGTCAAAAGGAAGGAGCAAAGAAGAAACAAG ATTCCAAGGACAAACACTGGGTCTCAAGTGGACAGCGAAGATGAAAACTCCACAGCAAAGAGAAACATTTCTATTGATGTTACTTCTGGCACCAAAGAGAATGG CTCACATATTAATGTGGATGTGAATAACCACAAAATCCTCCAAAAACGAGAGCAGCAAAGCCATCCAACCTCCAAGAAACCAAACCAAAAAATCAAGCATCAAGCATCCTTCCATGACTTCAAGGAACCATTACCTG CTACAGACGAACAGGAGGTACAAGAGGAGCAAGGCTTTGAGGCACCCAGGAAACACACAAAGGGATCCTCTTACATTATTAGTTCCCCACAACATAGTAACG aaACGAGTTCTTGGGGAGTTCCAGCCAGAGAAAGAGAACCCACCAGTGGATCCCACCAGAAGCTGGACAGCAGTGGGGCCCTATATGAAACAGTATCTGCTCCAGACATCAGACAAACACTGGCAGAAAGAGCAGCTCAAGCCAGAGAAGCTCAAG AGATTCAGATGTCAAACTCAAATGTGTCTGGCCATGGAGAAAGTGCCAGAGGCACAAGTGGCTTCCTGAAGAATGATAAGAGGAATGTCTTTGGTGTTTCAGGTGTTGGTGAAAGAATGTGGGATGTAGAACAGGGCAAAAAGCAAGAGGTGAAAGAG CCACCCATGTACATTAATTATGGCTGGAATATGGAGCCTGTGTATGTTGACTCTGAGCGTGCACAGCTAAAAGACCCGAAAGTGTGCCTGGTGACAGAGACTGTACCGTATAAAGATGAGCT GCACACGTATCAGTTTAACTACGGCCACCGACAGTATTACCAGGCTCATAAGGATCATAATGAAGCTTTCATGGAGAAACTCGCAGACAA GTCAGAGAAACTGATTCTGCGATGCTGGCGAGAGATATTTGGGCTTCTTCGGATCTTGGCCAGTCTGGTTACCATCTTTCTTATTGAACTACTCAGCTTCCTGGGAAAATACATCTTTCAG GTTCTATTTGTTGGGTTCCTGACTGCCCTGGGTGACCATGCGGTAAAGCCAGTTTTGGTTGCCCTATTTAATCACTTCTTGCAAcctttgctaatttttattaacaATATACTCTATAGTCTCCATAATTTATGGTATCCCATACTGGATGTGCTGCATGGAATAGCTCAGCAGCTAGCAACTGTTCTGCAAGCTTTTCGTTTAGTTGAGGTACACACAGCAGCCAAATGCGTTACTCCACATCTTCAGCATGTGTGA
- the LOC108711247 gene encoding uncharacterized protein LOC108711247 isoform X3, whose translation MDSDGESSPWDSPLSSARDPVKRKEQRRNKIPRTNTGSQVDSEDENSTAKRNISIDVTSGTKENGSHINVDVNNHKILQKREQQSHPTSKKPNQKIKHQASFHDFKEPLPATDEQEVQEEQGFEAPRKHTKGSSYIISSPQHSNETSSWGVPAREREPTSGSHQKLDSSGALYETVSAPDIRQTLAERAAQAREAQGVGERMWDVEQGKKQEVKEPPMYINYGWNMEPVYVDSERAQLKDPKVCLVTETVPYKDELHTYQFNYGHRQYYQAHKDHNEAFMEKLADKSEKLILRCWREIFGLLRILASLVTIFLIELLSFLGKYIFQVLFVGFLTALGDHAVKPVLVALFNHFLQPLLIFINNILYSLHNLWYPILDVLHGIAQQLATVLQAFRLVEVHTAAKCVTPHLQHV comes from the exons ATG GACAGTGATGGAGAGAGCAGCCCGTGGGATAGTCCCTTGTCCAGTGCCAGGGATCCAGTCAAAAGGAAGGAGCAAAGAAGAAACAAG ATTCCAAGGACAAACACTGGGTCTCAAGTGGACAGCGAAGATGAAAACTCCACAGCAAAGAGAAACATTTCTATTGATGTTACTTCTGGCACCAAAGAGAATGG CTCACATATTAATGTGGATGTGAATAACCACAAAATCCTCCAAAAACGAGAGCAGCAAAGCCATCCAACCTCCAAGAAACCAAACCAAAAAATCAAGCATCAAGCATCCTTCCATGACTTCAAGGAACCATTACCTG CTACAGACGAACAGGAGGTACAAGAGGAGCAAGGCTTTGAGGCACCCAGGAAACACACAAAGGGATCCTCTTACATTATTAGTTCCCCACAACATAGTAACG aaACGAGTTCTTGGGGAGTTCCAGCCAGAGAAAGAGAACCCACCAGTGGATCCCACCAGAAGCTGGACAGCAGTGGGGCCCTATATGAAACAGTATCTGCTCCAGACATCAGACAAACACTGGCAGAAAGAGCAGCTCAAGCCAGAGAAGCTCAAG GTGTTGGTGAAAGAATGTGGGATGTAGAACAGGGCAAAAAGCAAGAGGTGAAAGAG CCACCCATGTACATTAATTATGGCTGGAATATGGAGCCTGTGTATGTTGACTCTGAGCGTGCACAGCTAAAAGACCCGAAAGTGTGCCTGGTGACAGAGACTGTACCGTATAAAGATGAGCT GCACACGTATCAGTTTAACTACGGCCACCGACAGTATTACCAGGCTCATAAGGATCATAATGAAGCTTTCATGGAGAAACTCGCAGACAA GTCAGAGAAACTGATTCTGCGATGCTGGCGAGAGATATTTGGGCTTCTTCGGATCTTGGCCAGTCTGGTTACCATCTTTCTTATTGAACTACTCAGCTTCCTGGGAAAATACATCTTTCAG GTTCTATTTGTTGGGTTCCTGACTGCCCTGGGTGACCATGCGGTAAAGCCAGTTTTGGTTGCCCTATTTAATCACTTCTTGCAAcctttgctaatttttattaacaATATACTCTATAGTCTCCATAATTTATGGTATCCCATACTGGATGTGCTGCATGGAATAGCTCAGCAGCTAGCAACTGTTCTGCAAGCTTTTCGTTTAGTTGAGGTACACACAGCAGCCAAATGCGTTACTCCACATCTTCAGCATGTGTGA